A single region of the Hyalangium ruber genome encodes:
- a CDS encoding peptidoglycan recognition protein family protein yields MSVTRATSATAPRIAATASSVTAPAAGLRKGDEGPRVKQLQDALVQLKYMTRAQVNTGYGTFGPKTEAAVKKFQADHKVPNTGYYGDLTHAAMKKALAGPVVTPPKPEPKPGVFKKPPVINAPSPNFNERGGKDIDTIVLHHTASNNGAGDLAHMRNPASDVSAHYMIDKDGKIYQLVNDQKRAWHAGAGELHGVPTDVNGRSIGIEIVNDGSGKTPFTDAQYKSLTQLTGYLKQEYKVPMNNIVGHKDVAVPKGRKSDPAANFDWNRLRKGIS; encoded by the coding sequence ATGTCCGTGACTCGCGCGACGTCCGCCACCGCCCCCCGTATCGCCGCCACCGCCAGCTCCGTCACCGCCCCCGCCGCGGGCCTCCGCAAGGGCGATGAGGGCCCCCGCGTCAAGCAGCTGCAGGACGCGCTGGTGCAGCTCAAGTACATGACCCGGGCGCAGGTGAACACCGGCTACGGCACCTTCGGCCCCAAGACCGAGGCGGCCGTGAAGAAGTTCCAGGCCGACCACAAGGTGCCCAACACCGGCTACTACGGGGACCTGACCCACGCGGCGATGAAGAAGGCGCTGGCGGGCCCCGTGGTGACGCCCCCGAAGCCGGAGCCCAAGCCGGGCGTCTTCAAGAAGCCGCCGGTCATCAACGCGCCCTCGCCCAACTTCAACGAGCGTGGTGGCAAGGACATCGACACCATCGTCCTGCACCACACCGCCTCCAACAACGGCGCGGGGGACCTGGCCCACATGCGCAACCCCGCCTCCGACGTGTCGGCGCACTACATGATCGACAAGGACGGGAAGATCTACCAGCTGGTCAATGATCAGAAGCGCGCCTGGCACGCGGGCGCGGGCGAGCTGCACGGCGTCCCCACGGACGTGAACGGGCGCTCCATCGGCATCGAGATCGTCAACGACGGCAGCGGCAAGACGCCCTTCACCGACGCACAGTACAAGTCCCTCACCCAGCTCACCGGCTACCTGAAGCAGGAGTACAAGGTGCCGATGAACAACATCGTCGGCCACAAGGACGTGGCGGTGCCCAAGGGCCGCAAGAGCGACCCGGCCGCCAACTTCGACTGGAACCGGCTGCGCAAGGGCATCTCCTGA
- a CDS encoding glutathione S-transferase family protein: MKLYFAPRTRATRARWLLEELGVPYELVKLDLARQENATPAYLAVHPLGEVPALVDGDVTLLESLAICLHLADRFPEKHLAPPVGSAECGPYYQWMVFAEVSLDPVVMAFYRHAQLPEEQKARAHSEEALAKHRTRLTAVLDVIQGGLGGREFLVGGAFTAADVVMASILHLANTLKLLDDHPRLVEYVKRHSQRPAVRKAVSG; the protein is encoded by the coding sequence ATGAAGCTCTATTTTGCCCCCAGAACCCGAGCGACCCGTGCCCGATGGCTGCTGGAGGAGCTCGGAGTACCGTACGAGCTGGTCAAGCTCGACCTCGCTCGACAGGAGAACGCCACCCCCGCATACCTGGCGGTGCATCCGCTGGGCGAAGTCCCCGCCCTGGTGGATGGGGACGTCACGCTGCTCGAGTCCCTGGCCATCTGCCTCCATCTGGCCGACCGGTTCCCGGAGAAGCACCTGGCGCCACCGGTGGGCTCCGCGGAGTGCGGCCCTTATTACCAATGGATGGTCTTCGCCGAGGTGAGCCTCGACCCCGTGGTGATGGCGTTCTACAGGCACGCGCAGTTGCCCGAAGAGCAGAAGGCCCGCGCGCACTCGGAGGAAGCGCTCGCGAAGCACAGGACCCGCCTCACGGCCGTGCTCGACGTCATCCAAGGGGGCCTCGGCGGCCGTGAATTCCTCGTGGGAGGGGCGTTCACCGCCGCCGATGTGGTGATGGCGTCCATCCTCCACCTGGCAAACACGCTGAAGCTGCTCGACGACCATCCGCGGTTGGTGGAGTACGTCAAGCGCCACAGTCAACGTCCTGCGGTGAGGAAAGCCGTCTCGGGGTGA
- a CDS encoding SDR family oxidoreductase, with translation MAEQDLKGKTFLVTGANSGIGRSTAEALVSRGAAVVMASRSAERTLPVLEDIRRKHPGADLEFLALDLASLRAVKESAERFLATGRPLDVLINNAGIAATPGVTQDGFEVTFGTNHLGPFLLTSLLLPRLQEAKRARIVNVASRAHQRVPGIDWAMLERPTRSVQERLRMYGVSKLMNVLHAAELARRLAGTGVTTYSLHPGVVASDIWREAPWPIRPVMKLFMLSNEEGARTSLYCATAPELESVCGRYYDNSRERTPSRLAQDAALARELYERSEAMVKRVLG, from the coding sequence ATGGCGGAGCAGGACCTGAAGGGCAAGACGTTCCTCGTCACCGGGGCCAACTCAGGCATCGGGCGGTCCACGGCGGAGGCGCTCGTTTCACGCGGAGCCGCGGTGGTCATGGCCTCGCGCTCGGCCGAGCGCACCCTGCCCGTTCTCGAGGACATCCGCCGCAAGCACCCGGGCGCCGACCTGGAGTTCCTCGCGCTGGACCTCGCCTCGCTGCGCGCAGTGAAGGAGTCCGCCGAGCGCTTCCTCGCCACTGGCCGGCCCCTCGACGTGCTCATCAACAACGCGGGCATCGCCGCGACGCCCGGGGTGACGCAGGACGGCTTCGAGGTGACGTTCGGGACGAACCACCTCGGGCCCTTCCTCCTCACCTCGCTGCTGCTCCCCCGGCTGCAGGAGGCGAAGCGGGCGCGCATCGTCAACGTGGCGAGCCGCGCGCACCAGCGGGTGCCCGGCATCGACTGGGCCATGCTCGAGCGGCCCACGCGGAGCGTGCAGGAGCGGCTGCGAATGTACGGGGTGAGCAAGCTGATGAACGTGCTGCACGCGGCCGAGCTGGCGCGGCGGCTGGCCGGCACCGGGGTGACGACCTACTCCCTGCACCCCGGCGTCGTGGCGTCCGACATCTGGCGGGAGGCGCCCTGGCCCATCCGCCCGGTGATGAAGCTCTTCATGCTCTCCAACGAGGAGGGCGCGCGCACCTCGCTGTACTGCGCCACCGCCCCGGAGCTGGAGAGCGTGTGCGGCCGCTACTACGACAACTCCCGGGAGCGGACACCGAGCCGCCTGGCACAGGACGCCGCGCTCGCGCGCGAGCTGTACGAGCGCTCCGAGGCGATGGTGAAGCGCGTGCTCGGCTAA
- a CDS encoding vWA domain-containing protein, with amino-acid sequence MKARIPPRLILLFAALGGVAACESPVDRPGSTLPGRCEAEAPVIAPQKTDILFVIDNSGSMAEEQQAIATELPAFLEELRQGGGVTQDFRVGVITTSVYLRSFFNNRENYREYPNEAGLLRPVPTPSGGTGTERYIESSDPEVLEKFRRLVKQGVEGSGQETPFEAVRLAVASSLASAPLEEGGNGGFLRDGARLLVVVVTDEEDCSTLQRPPPVLLTLDTSRDLCSEQAAELTSVGDYFNIFQGLKDSTGAGREVLWATIGPVALSDKRAELVSDGAFVRNAECPTSYGPGFRHRAMSERFNSRLENLDSICKASYRDTLVAIAELAAISQSIEVVNLPDPLLARVEVTRGDGTVQTCSVAGGDLRYDPSGEGRPARLFFLGNCLRQSDDKAVEVKLLCAG; translated from the coding sequence GTGAAGGCCCGTATTCCCCCTCGTCTCATCCTCCTGTTCGCCGCCCTGGGAGGAGTGGCGGCCTGTGAGTCGCCCGTGGACCGGCCGGGCTCGACCCTGCCCGGTCGCTGTGAGGCCGAGGCGCCCGTCATCGCTCCCCAGAAGACGGACATCCTGTTCGTCATCGACAACTCGGGCTCGATGGCGGAGGAGCAACAGGCCATCGCCACCGAGCTGCCCGCCTTCCTGGAGGAGCTGCGCCAGGGGGGCGGGGTGACTCAGGACTTCCGGGTGGGCGTCATCACCACGTCGGTGTATCTGCGGTCGTTCTTCAATAACCGCGAGAATTATCGGGAGTACCCGAATGAGGCGGGCCTGCTGCGGCCCGTTCCCACCCCGAGCGGGGGGACGGGCACCGAGCGCTACATCGAGTCCTCGGATCCGGAGGTGCTGGAGAAGTTCCGCCGGCTGGTGAAGCAGGGGGTAGAGGGCAGCGGCCAGGAGACGCCTTTCGAGGCGGTTCGGCTGGCGGTGGCCTCCTCGCTGGCTTCCGCGCCCCTGGAGGAGGGAGGGAACGGGGGCTTCCTGAGGGATGGGGCGCGCCTGCTGGTGGTGGTCGTCACGGACGAGGAGGACTGCAGCACCCTGCAGCGGCCGCCGCCGGTGCTCCTCACCCTGGACACCTCGAGGGATCTCTGCTCGGAGCAGGCTGCGGAGCTCACCTCGGTGGGGGACTACTTCAACATCTTCCAGGGGCTGAAGGACAGCACGGGCGCGGGGCGCGAGGTGCTGTGGGCCACCATCGGCCCGGTGGCGCTGAGCGACAAGCGGGCGGAGCTGGTGTCGGATGGCGCCTTCGTGCGCAACGCGGAGTGTCCGACCTCGTACGGTCCCGGCTTCCGGCACCGGGCCATGTCGGAGCGCTTCAACAGCCGGCTGGAGAACCTGGACTCCATCTGCAAGGCGAGCTACCGCGACACGCTGGTGGCCATCGCCGAGCTGGCGGCCATCTCGCAGAGCATCGAGGTGGTGAACCTGCCGGATCCGCTGCTGGCGCGCGTGGAGGTGACACGCGGCGACGGTACCGTGCAGACGTGCAGCGTGGCGGGGGGAGACCTGCGCTACGACCCGTCCGGGGAGGGCCGGCCCGCGCGCCTCTTCTTCCTGGGCAACTGTCTGCGCCAGTCGGATGACAAGGCCGTGGAGGTGAAGCTGCTGTGCGCCGGGTAA
- a CDS encoding Y-family DNA polymerase has product MRWGYLHFSRFPAQRKVIEVPSLAGQPFALEEEVRGQRRVAFASSSALKVGVRTGMTLTAATALEPSLQHFPYRADDEARALTSLGEALMCVAPGFQLSAPEGMWFDASAAHLFGGEEGLCLRALEVCSGHGYRGRAVVASELFTSRVLARYGTRPVLVVPEGGSARALAPLPLAALEGKESEAFAALGLRTLGEVAALPSGAVTARGGAGALRAHTLCRGGDDTPFVAEVLEEVLEERMTLDWPAESFEPLQFALKTLLDRLCARLAGRRQAAVRLLFTLKLDPTGKVELPLTLARPAARSKLLLDLARHQMADLRLENPVASLSVRVEEHSEDRGQQLVLGDTPEGDAALEVVLSRLATTLGEESLFSAALESVHRPEQAYAARAFRPPSSPRGMAGELLPEAEVEVPVDEVARERPSRLLEQPATLDAEVAESGELLAAWLLGKRRRVTSMAGPERLSGEWWAADPYSRDYYRVHFEGLGPAWVFRDAKDGRFYLQGLFD; this is encoded by the coding sequence ATGCGGTGGGGGTATCTGCACTTCTCGCGCTTTCCGGCGCAGCGCAAGGTCATCGAGGTGCCCTCGCTGGCGGGGCAGCCCTTCGCGCTCGAGGAAGAGGTGCGCGGCCAGCGGCGGGTGGCGTTCGCCTCGTCGAGCGCGCTGAAGGTGGGCGTGCGGACGGGGATGACGCTGACGGCCGCGACGGCCCTGGAGCCCTCGCTGCAACACTTTCCCTACCGAGCCGATGATGAGGCCCGCGCGCTGACTTCGCTGGGCGAGGCGCTGATGTGCGTCGCGCCGGGCTTCCAGCTCTCGGCGCCAGAGGGCATGTGGTTCGACGCGAGCGCGGCGCACCTCTTTGGCGGAGAGGAGGGGCTGTGCCTGCGGGCGCTAGAGGTCTGCTCGGGCCACGGCTACCGGGGCCGGGCGGTGGTGGCCTCGGAGCTGTTCACCTCCCGAGTGCTGGCTCGCTACGGCACGCGCCCGGTGCTGGTGGTGCCGGAAGGCGGGAGCGCTCGGGCGCTGGCGCCGCTGCCGTTGGCGGCCCTGGAGGGCAAGGAGAGCGAGGCATTCGCCGCGCTGGGGCTGCGCACCTTGGGAGAGGTGGCGGCGCTGCCCTCGGGGGCGGTGACGGCGCGAGGAGGCGCGGGCGCCCTGCGAGCCCACACGCTGTGCAGGGGAGGGGATGACACGCCCTTCGTCGCGGAGGTGCTGGAGGAGGTGCTCGAGGAGCGGATGACGCTGGACTGGCCCGCCGAGTCCTTCGAGCCCCTTCAGTTCGCGCTCAAGACGCTGCTGGATCGGCTCTGCGCGCGACTGGCGGGGCGGCGCCAGGCGGCGGTGCGGCTGCTCTTCACGTTGAAGCTCGATCCCACCGGCAAGGTGGAACTGCCGCTCACGCTGGCCCGGCCCGCGGCGCGCTCGAAGCTGCTGCTGGACCTGGCGCGCCACCAGATGGCGGACCTGCGGCTGGAGAACCCCGTGGCGAGCCTCTCCGTGCGGGTGGAGGAGCACAGCGAGGATCGGGGCCAGCAGCTCGTGCTGGGAGACACCCCGGAGGGAGACGCCGCGCTGGAGGTGGTGCTGTCGCGGCTGGCCACGACGCTGGGCGAGGAGTCGCTCTTCTCCGCGGCGCTGGAGTCGGTCCACCGCCCCGAGCAGGCGTACGCGGCGCGGGCCTTTCGTCCTCCGTCCTCGCCACGAGGCATGGCGGGGGAGTTGCTGCCGGAAGCGGAAGTGGAGGTGCCCGTGGACGAGGTGGCCCGGGAGCGTCCCTCACGCCTGCTGGAGCAGCCGGCCACGCTGGATGCCGAGGTGGCCGAGTCCGGCGAGCTGCTCGCGGCGTGGCTCTTGGGCAAGCGGCGCCGGGTGACGTCGATGGCGGGCCCCGAGCGCCTGAGCGGCGAGTGGTGGGCCGCCGACCCCTACAGCCGCGACTACTACCGGGTCCACTTCGAGGGCTTGGGGCCAGCTTGGGTCTTCCGGGATGCGAAGGACGGTCGCTTCTACCTCCAAGGCCTCTTCGACTGA
- the lon gene encoding endopeptidase La, with translation MSDDKKKGSAASAMPTAMAPPGLINKEDIPQVLPILPLRNSVFFPGGVLPLAVGRQKTIALIKDAVRDDQVIGVVTQRRAEEEDPGASDLYSMGTVARIVKLLKMGEDNYSLVVQGLARFRVLELVQEAPYLKARVDAVEDKTAAENVEVEALGINLKKLAREVIELMPELPAAATELVESITHPGHLADLIAANVDVPIEEKQAVLETVDLKARMKLVLELLNRKREILKLSNKIDSAVKGEMSKTQREYYLRQQLKAIKEELGEMGEEEEELDELQERLKKAGLPPDVEKVATKELNRLKTIPAASSEYTVARTYLDWIADLPWSKVSEDNLDIENARQVLDKDHYGIKKVKKRILEYLAVRKLKNDMRGPILCLVGPPGVGKTSLGQSVAKATGRKFVRLSLGGVRDEAEIRGHRRTYVGALPGRFIQSMKKAGTKNPVMMLDEIDKLGADFRGDPSAALLEVLDPEQNNTFSDHYLDVPFDLSKVMFIATANQLDPIPGPLRDRMEIIELSGYTFEEKQSIARIHLVPKQLKEHGLSSDHIEVTDEALLTLTTSYTREAGVRNLERRIADLCRAVAVEVAGGKTEKQTVNGERVKEILGPETFYSEVAERTEVPGVATGLAWTAAGGDLLFIEATKMVGKGGMTLTGQLGDVMKESATAALSYLRSKAESLGISPTFLEKTDVHLHFPAGSIPKDGPSAGVTILTALTSLMTGIRVRSDTAMTGEATLRGLVLPVGGIKEKVLAAHRAGIKRVILPERCRKDLVDVPDQAKKELEFIFVSQMDEVLKAALESSPFKGTSNAPAGGEQTAAPVPATGTEPSPEIRAMGAEMPN, from the coding sequence ATGTCTGACGACAAGAAGAAAGGTTCCGCCGCCAGCGCCATGCCGACGGCCATGGCTCCTCCGGGCCTGATCAACAAAGAGGACATCCCGCAGGTGCTGCCGATCCTGCCCCTGCGTAACTCGGTGTTCTTCCCCGGTGGCGTGCTGCCGCTGGCGGTGGGTCGCCAGAAGACCATCGCCCTCATCAAGGACGCGGTGCGTGACGACCAGGTCATCGGCGTCGTCACCCAGCGCCGCGCCGAGGAGGAGGATCCGGGCGCCAGCGACCTCTACTCGATGGGGACCGTGGCCCGCATCGTGAAGCTGCTGAAGATGGGCGAGGACAACTACTCGCTGGTGGTGCAGGGCCTGGCGCGCTTCCGCGTGCTGGAGCTGGTGCAGGAGGCCCCCTACCTCAAGGCCCGCGTGGACGCCGTGGAGGACAAGACGGCGGCCGAGAACGTCGAAGTGGAAGCGCTGGGCATCAACCTGAAGAAGCTCGCCCGTGAAGTGATCGAGCTGATGCCGGAGCTGCCGGCGGCGGCCACCGAGCTGGTGGAGTCGATTACGCACCCGGGCCACCTGGCGGACCTGATCGCCGCCAACGTGGACGTGCCCATCGAGGAGAAGCAGGCCGTCCTGGAGACGGTGGACCTCAAGGCGCGCATGAAGCTCGTGCTGGAGCTGCTCAACCGCAAGCGCGAGATCCTCAAGCTGTCGAACAAGATCGACTCCGCCGTGAAGGGCGAGATGTCGAAGACCCAGCGCGAGTACTACCTGCGCCAGCAGCTCAAGGCGATCAAGGAAGAGCTCGGCGAGATGGGCGAGGAGGAGGAGGAGCTCGACGAGCTGCAGGAGCGCCTGAAGAAGGCCGGCCTGCCGCCCGACGTGGAGAAGGTGGCCACCAAGGAGCTCAACCGCCTGAAGACCATTCCGGCGGCCTCGAGCGAGTACACGGTGGCGCGCACCTACCTGGACTGGATCGCCGATCTGCCCTGGTCGAAGGTGTCCGAGGACAACCTGGACATCGAGAACGCCCGGCAGGTGCTGGACAAGGACCACTACGGCATCAAGAAGGTGAAGAAGCGCATCCTCGAGTACCTGGCGGTGCGCAAGCTGAAGAACGACATGCGCGGCCCCATCCTCTGCCTGGTCGGTCCTCCGGGCGTGGGCAAGACGTCGCTCGGCCAGAGCGTCGCCAAGGCCACCGGGCGCAAGTTCGTCCGCCTGAGCTTGGGCGGCGTGCGTGACGAGGCGGAGATCCGTGGCCACCGGCGCACCTACGTCGGCGCGCTGCCGGGCCGCTTCATCCAGAGCATGAAGAAGGCCGGGACGAAGAACCCGGTGATGATGCTGGACGAGATCGACAAGCTGGGCGCGGACTTCCGCGGCGACCCGAGCGCGGCGCTGCTGGAGGTGCTGGACCCGGAGCAGAACAACACGTTCAGCGACCACTACCTGGATGTGCCGTTCGACCTGTCCAAGGTGATGTTCATCGCCACGGCGAACCAGCTGGATCCGATCCCTGGGCCGCTCCGTGACCGTATGGAGATCATCGAGCTGTCGGGCTACACGTTCGAGGAGAAGCAGAGCATCGCGCGGATCCACCTGGTGCCCAAGCAGCTCAAGGAGCACGGGCTGTCGTCGGACCACATCGAGGTGACGGACGAGGCGCTGCTGACGCTGACCACCTCGTACACCCGCGAGGCGGGTGTGCGTAACCTCGAGCGCCGCATCGCGGACCTGTGCCGCGCGGTGGCGGTGGAGGTGGCGGGTGGCAAGACGGAGAAGCAGACGGTCAACGGCGAGAGGGTGAAGGAGATCCTCGGGCCCGAGACGTTCTACTCCGAGGTGGCCGAGCGCACGGAAGTCCCGGGCGTGGCCACGGGTCTGGCCTGGACGGCGGCGGGCGGCGATCTGCTCTTCATCGAGGCGACGAAGATGGTCGGCAAGGGCGGCATGACGCTCACCGGTCAGCTCGGCGACGTGATGAAGGAGAGCGCCACGGCGGCCCTGAGCTACCTGCGCAGCAAGGCGGAGTCGCTGGGCATCAGCCCGACGTTCCTGGAGAAGACGGACGTTCACCTGCACTTCCCGGCAGGCTCCATCCCGAAGGATGGTCCTTCGGCGGGCGTCACCATCCTGACGGCGCTCACGAGCCTGATGACGGGCATCCGGGTGCGCAGCGACACGGCGATGACGGGCGAGGCGACGCTGCGTGGCCTGGTGCTGCCGGTGGGCGGCATCAAGGAGAAGGTGCTGGCAGCGCACCGGGCGGGCATCAAGCGGGTGATCCTGCCCGAGCGGTGCCGCAAGGATCTGGTGGACGTGCCGGATCAGGCGAAGAAGGAACTGGAGTTCATCTTCGTGAGCCAGATGGACGAGGTGCTCAAGGCGGCGCTGGAGTCCTCGCCGTTCAAGGGCACGTCGAACGCGCCGGCCGGTGGCGAGCAGACCGCGGCGCCGGTGCCGGCCACGGGCACGGAGCCCTCGCCGGAGATCCGGGCCATGGGCGCCGAGATGCCTAACTGA
- a CDS encoding LysR family transcriptional regulator produces MGALLGVAGSGNMRRPGRTDNAATGELIVRLGLTVMISPADMMLFAAVVREESFTRAARQLGITKQTISERIRKLEERLGVRLLERTTRRLRVTGAGATYYERCAAIAAQIDEANSEVQQRQAEPVGLLRVSSPMLYGRRYLTPVISEYLARHPQARVELVLADRRVHLIEEGLDVAIHIGPLDDSSLVARKLGEGPVHFVASPRFLSKYGTPSARELRSARCIGFSAFETWEAEGVKTRIDPVLTVNDLELACEAAIAGVGIARVPAILCRDAVRDGRLKVLFGPRPAMLRAIHVVYPSRLKLPAKVRLFVDAMATLAEPKLPLHGGSRRKRA; encoded by the coding sequence ATGGGTGCGCTCCTGGGGGTGGCGGGAAGCGGCAACATGCGGCGACCGGGGCGCACAGACAATGCAGCCACAGGCGAACTCATTGTCAGGCTAGGCTTGACGGTCATGATCTCACCCGCCGACATGATGCTCTTCGCCGCGGTCGTTCGAGAGGAGAGCTTCACCCGGGCGGCGCGCCAGCTCGGCATCACCAAGCAGACCATCAGCGAGCGTATCCGCAAGCTGGAGGAGCGGCTTGGGGTGCGGCTTCTGGAGCGAACGACGCGGCGCCTGCGGGTCACTGGGGCCGGAGCGACGTACTACGAGCGTTGCGCCGCCATCGCCGCACAGATCGACGAGGCGAACAGTGAGGTGCAACAGCGGCAGGCGGAGCCAGTCGGCCTGTTGCGGGTCTCCTCGCCGATGCTCTACGGGCGGCGCTACCTGACCCCCGTGATTTCGGAGTACCTCGCCCGCCATCCCCAGGCGCGGGTGGAGCTGGTGCTGGCGGACCGCCGGGTCCACCTCATCGAAGAGGGGCTGGATGTCGCGATTCACATCGGCCCGCTCGACGACTCGTCACTCGTGGCGCGAAAGCTCGGCGAGGGTCCGGTCCATTTCGTAGCGAGCCCTCGCTTCCTGTCGAAGTACGGCACGCCGAGCGCCAGGGAGCTCCGCTCCGCACGCTGCATTGGCTTCAGTGCGTTCGAGACGTGGGAGGCCGAGGGAGTGAAGACTCGAATCGATCCGGTCCTGACCGTGAATGACCTCGAACTCGCGTGCGAGGCGGCGATCGCCGGGGTCGGCATCGCGCGCGTCCCGGCCATCCTCTGCCGGGATGCAGTCCGTGACGGCCGGCTGAAGGTCCTCTTCGGCCCCAGGCCCGCGATGCTGCGGGCCATCCACGTCGTCTACCCAAGTCGGCTGAAGCTTCCGGCAAAGGTCCGCCTCTTCGTGGATGCCATGGCAACGCTGGCCGAGCCGAAATTGCCGCTGCACGGCGGCTCGCGGCGAAAGCGCGCGTAG
- a CDS encoding ImuA family protein, giving the protein MSATAEQRSGAVVEQLRERIRQLQAAPRSYLATLRTGVDEVDALLPSGGFPLGQAVELCGEVASGRTSLALRAVAAAHRERRLCAWVDGPKELYPPAAAAMGVDLSRLLIVRPKEQAQLAWTAVQLARSGAFACVVVDLTQGLSGSAGSGKSSGVRLSLAEGKKLADAAFRGGGLLLVLSSPSAPADGVTRIRTEALGPEGLAVEVVRSRQGGLGSRSVMPWASLYPALGPEGEEAPLLAGETPTQADLTPDFYRGRGWETRNACGILGQRPGRDAPMPSLRSRAGTRG; this is encoded by the coding sequence ATGAGCGCGACGGCGGAACAGCGATCGGGAGCAGTGGTGGAGCAGCTGCGCGAGCGGATCCGCCAGCTGCAGGCCGCGCCCCGCAGCTACCTGGCGACGCTGCGCACCGGAGTGGACGAGGTAGACGCGCTGCTGCCCTCGGGAGGGTTCCCGCTGGGGCAGGCCGTGGAGCTCTGTGGCGAGGTGGCCTCGGGGCGTACGAGCCTGGCGCTGCGCGCGGTGGCGGCGGCGCACCGGGAGCGGCGGCTGTGCGCCTGGGTGGATGGGCCCAAGGAGCTCTATCCGCCCGCCGCCGCGGCGATGGGCGTGGACCTGTCCCGACTGCTGATCGTTCGTCCCAAGGAGCAGGCGCAGCTGGCGTGGACGGCGGTGCAGCTGGCCCGCAGCGGGGCGTTCGCGTGCGTGGTGGTGGATCTCACCCAGGGCCTGTCGGGCAGCGCCGGGAGCGGGAAGTCCTCCGGGGTGCGGCTATCGCTGGCGGAGGGCAAGAAGCTGGCGGATGCGGCCTTCCGGGGAGGCGGCCTGCTGCTGGTGCTGTCGTCTCCGAGCGCGCCGGCTGATGGCGTGACGCGCATTCGCACCGAGGCGCTGGGGCCCGAGGGGCTCGCGGTGGAGGTGGTGCGAAGCCGGCAGGGCGGCCTGGGCTCACGCTCGGTGATGCCGTGGGCCTCGCTCTACCCGGCGCTGGGGCCCGAGGGCGAGGAGGCGCCGCTGCTGGCCGGAGAGACGCCGACCCAGGCGGACCTCACCCCGGACTTCTATCGCGGGCGCGGTTGGGAGACGCGCAACGCGTGCGGAATCCTCGGCCAGCGCCCGGGGCGTGACGCGCCGATGCCGTCCCTCCGCTCGCGGGCGGGCACGCGCGGCTGA
- a CDS encoding N-acetylmuramoyl-L-alanine amidase family protein, producing the protein MRRIVGTLLGLVLVTGFSERAYAQPAPSAPPEPSKVWPALGAPLTVQPLSVPKGFRKKRIYLDPGHGFRGNTGNSSVTCENEADFTLRVTEDLARRLEATGRFQIRLSRKAGKDVSYPDRVAEAERWGADVFVSLHSDSRGEATWWEPTPGQSCLRQDTGPGYSVLWADDTAEPLKTRRVTLARALSRRMTEAGFPPYDGADYVGLYDGDTQPGVFVSRHEPGRRIHVLRRPRIPSVIIETHHALDFEEAARWKEERTLEAFGAAVAQGLVDALSTPRSSAPSTSTGVTASK; encoded by the coding sequence ATGCGGAGAATCGTGGGAACGTTGCTGGGGCTGGTCCTGGTCACCGGATTCAGTGAGCGCGCGTACGCACAGCCGGCCCCAAGCGCTCCTCCCGAGCCCTCGAAAGTTTGGCCTGCCCTGGGCGCTCCGCTCACGGTTCAGCCGTTGAGTGTGCCCAAGGGCTTCCGCAAGAAGCGCATCTACCTGGACCCGGGCCATGGCTTCCGCGGCAACACGGGCAACAGCTCCGTCACCTGTGAGAACGAGGCGGACTTCACCCTCCGGGTCACCGAGGATCTCGCTCGACGGCTGGAGGCCACCGGACGCTTCCAGATTCGACTCAGCCGCAAGGCTGGGAAAGACGTCTCCTACCCTGACCGCGTCGCTGAGGCGGAGCGCTGGGGCGCGGACGTCTTCGTCAGCCTGCACTCGGACTCTCGCGGCGAGGCCACCTGGTGGGAGCCCACTCCGGGCCAGTCCTGTCTCCGCCAGGATACGGGCCCGGGCTACAGCGTGCTCTGGGCCGACGACACCGCTGAGCCCCTGAAGACCCGACGCGTGACCCTGGCGCGCGCTCTGTCCCGACGTATGACGGAGGCGGGTTTCCCACCCTACGACGGTGCCGACTACGTGGGCCTGTATGACGGCGACACGCAGCCCGGCGTCTTCGTGAGCCGTCACGAGCCCGGGCGGCGCATCCACGTGCTGCGCCGGCCGCGCATTCCCTCCGTCATCATCGAGACGCACCACGCGCTCGACTTCGAGGAGGCCGCTCGCTGGAAGGAGGAGCGCACCCTGGAAGCCTTCGGAGCAGCCGTGGCGCAGGGGCTCGTGGACGCGCTCTCCACGCCGCGCTCCTCTGCCCCTTCTACTTCGACCGGGGTCACGGCCAGCAAGTAG